The window CTTCGGCGGTCCACTattaaaaaaggcttttttgtAAAGAAGAAGAGTTCTTTCATAGTTGCTTTGAACACGCTGTGAGCAAACCATGCCAGAGACCGTTTATAATCCAGTTTGATGAAGATGTCAAAAGAACCAAAGCATAGCATGACTTCTTGAACTATTTACTTTACCAATGTCAATGTGCAGATTTTTGTCGTACATCTGCTTGTGTCTCTGAGAAAACGGGAGCAGCTCGGACTCTTTGTTCTCTCCGTAAGATTGGAACAGGCTCAACATTTGCTCATGTACAATGGATCAATCACTTTGTCTAATGTCTCCCCAGTGCCCCCTCATCCCTCCCTAAAGCTACCACCCCTGGAGTCAGGTAACTGCATGTGCCTTATAAAGTATAGCCTCCCATCGAGGTGCACTGATCAAGGTTAAAAAACTAGGAACTGGTTACGGTTGACCTTTATTTTTTCCCACACTAGTGTAATTTAGAAGTTCTGACACAGACTAGTAGAGCATGGAAATCTAAAGGGTGAAAAACATACAGTTATATTAGAAATATTAGTGATCTACACATTTAAACTACTGAAGTGTTCAACAAACAGATTTACCCGTGCACATAGAAAGGATTGCAGCATCGTAATGCATAATTTAGGTATTGCAACAGAACTGTATTAAAGTCACTATTTATTCTGACATGCAACTAAACTTGCTCAGGTATGCTTATTACAGATAGATGATTTAAATAATTGGCATTTAGTTTTAAGTGACTTCCGATTAAGTTAGTGTGGGCTGTGATGTTGTCAGCATGCAGGCCGATTTGGTACATCTGTCCTATGTTAGATCTATTTAGCGACCTTGCATGCATCTGAGGGAACCTGTCAGCTGTGAAATGAATAATGAAAACAGATTCCTGCTCACCATCTGTTGTTTAGTCTTCTATGTAGCACATCTTTATCTCGTGAAAGTTAGAAACAATTCTGAATTCTGTTTTTGCTAAAGACAAGCAGCTAAAACCCTCAGCACAGCAAACTGGGACTTTTCAGCGGCTTAGgccaaagtatttttttctttttaatatatatttttaaaaaactatgcATGGAAATATGAAAGGTTGTGATATGGCCTAGAATATCGTTTGtcatagttttattatttatttcagattgcagttgaataaaaatgtcttccttCGTTATCTTCTGTGTAAAAGTATAATTTTCCCcgttttaaatgtgaaataaaatgtggcggtctgatttttatttcccaTACTCAGCActtaaggtttatttttattatttattattttcactgtaaaggtttaattagatttattaaaaaaaaaccagatcaccttcagttattttatttataaaaaatatcattGGGGTATCACTCCCAGCTATGGTTATTATTTgtgttaaaatctttttttgttcatatacACTTGACCACACCATCCCATCTGAAACCTCTCTTAGTCATCCAACAGGTGGCGCTATTGATCCTTTTTTCCCATCCTCTGGTCCGTTTTGTGTTGGTAACAAAATAATTGGAAGACgaataaaaaggttttgcaaGAATCAAAGAaactctaatttttttttaaatcaggtaaacattttcctcctttttgtttttatgttaaagtgaCTATCTCTGCTTCTGTGTTGTTGGACGctactacaaatttaaaactgtctttatccagtgtgccattcaagcaactggcaaccttgatgctcgaacttctacaaataccacatagtcagttttccttgtgaaaattCAACACCATGCAGGTCCTGAACTAAGAATCATCGGGACCAAACaacagtctttatccagtgtgccatccaagcaactggcaaccttgatGCTCGAACTTCTACCAATACCACATAGccagttttccttgtgaaaatttaaaacctacgtggtggtatttgtagaagtttgaaGGCATCAGTTGTCAATCGCTCGGTCGGCACAACGGATAGCGTCTGTGCTTTGGACACATGCATCCTGGGTTCGAGTCCAGGTCCTTGCATGGTTTTTCGATCTTATGTCAAGCAGCATAGTATTTGTAGACGTTCGAGCGATGCATGTGTTGGGCGCTCTGGTGGCACAGCGGTTTGAGTCTGTGCATGCGGCCCAGTTAGCCCGGGTTCGAGTCCCATGCACgcatgcagagagagagagaccctgggtctctccctctacttaGGTTGAGTGAGTGACCCTGGGTCAGCTTGTGACCCGTTATCAtaattttgtaagcaaaatCTGCTTAGTGGATACTTGTACAAGTTTGAATCGATCGGTTTTCAGTTGCTCggttggcacaatggatagtgtctgtgctttggacaAGTGAGTCCTGTGTTCGAGTCCAGCTTGTGACCTGTTATCAtaattttgtaagcaaaatCTGCTCAGTGGATACTTGTACAAGTTTGAATCGATCGGTTTTCAGTTGCTCGGTTGGCACAATGGAGACtgtctgtgctttggacacATGAATCCTGTGTTTGAGTCCAGCTTGTGAAATAATGAGTGGTGTTTATTGGCAAATACTGAAGATCATAATAATATGAATGTAGGTAGTTAATGTTAATATATGTAGCCACAGCGCAGCATTTTCACTATGAATGACACAACTGATTCTCTGTGTATTTAGGATTAGAGCAGTCtatgtatgtgtgtatttatCTATTATTATATAAAAGTGTAGTGTCATCACAGTAGAGTGTGTCTTTTACATACATAAATATGTAGTGAATTTACCACACATTAAGACTCAATAGACTTGGTCCAGAGATGTTTCATGTGACCTCACAGCTTCCCTCTCACTGTCAGTAGTAGCTCTATGGTGGCAGGCAACAATTAACACAAAGCCTGGGGATAGCAGACAAACTCCTCCCTCTTGAGAGTCGTCAGGATTCTGTATGTAGAGTTGTTTAGGCCATGgtgtaaatatattattttgtcattGATCTACCTTAAAGTATGTTTCAAAGTCAAATGTGGTCTCAGCTCTTTCTGTGggcctctagactccaaatgaGTAAAAGAGATGGAGTTAAAGTTACTGCTTCCTTCACCTCACTTCACTCTGTTATCAATACATgtagtaaataaaaagaaattcctCAAATAGAGTAAGAATAACCAGAAAAGGTTTCAGGAAGAGCTACGTATTAATCTTGTAACACTAAAGTATGTTAGAGCATAATCTGCTCTTTAAGAACATGGagattattttgtgaaatgaagCCTACTTTGATAGGAATCGTTGAAGAGACAGTGCCATGTTCTTAATGCAGATAAAGAATGACATAGTATGATGGTTTGCTTCAGAAAAGAACGTCATTACAAAAACTGAAGATGTGCAATGTAGAAACTCACTAAAAAAGTAAGCAGTGCTGCATGATGACAGTAAAGTCAAACCAGCTCTCTTGTAATGTTATTTGTGACTTGCAGCTGCACCGACGTGAatccagctgcagctcagtgCACAGCCAGAACCGCCTGCTGTAACCGGGTCGCCCTGCAGCCCGTCATCACAGACCTGGTACAGATCACGGAGAAAAGTTCCAGAAGTTTATgcatatgttttttaatgaaagtgtGACTTTAGCAAAGCATTATGAAGGAAAGAGTTACACAGTGTCATTGTAAGTCCAAGGAAGCAATTAGTAATGTTTGAAATAGTAAAATGATCTCTGTTTTGCAGGTGCAGAGTCTTTTGCCAAGGCTTAGTGGGAAGGTGGACGTCGTCCTCTTCAATCCTCCATATGTGGTCAGTCCATCAGAAGAGGTATGTATGTATGTAGCTAGATAGATAAATTCTTAGATGAGTATCTAATGACCTGTTGAACCGTTCAGGTGGGCAGCAGAGGTGTAGAGGCGGCCTGGGCCGGAGGAGAGCGAGGCAGACGGGTCACCGACAGGTTCCTCCCTCTGGTTCCTCAGCTGCTCTCCAGTAAAGGCCTGTTTTACCTCGTCACCATCGCCGAGAACAAGCCAGGTCAGTAGAATAGCTTATGATGCAAAAACTAATCCTAATGAGAAACTAAAGGCTTTGTTTCCCCACAGAGGAGATTATCAGTTTAATGAGCCAGTTTGGGCTGGAAGGAGAGACCCGCCTGTCAACTAGAGCTGGGAATGAGAGGTTGTCGGTCCTGCGTTTCCATAGAAACCAGCAGAGGTGACAGGTAAGAGTCCTCAATGTAAGGAATACAATTGACAGTGATGTACTTTATTGTAAACTATGGTTTCTGATCATTAGTCAGACATGCATTAGTAGAGACAGTTCAACGCTCTTGCTTCCAGACTATGTTTCCATCTGGTCCCAGTTGCACCGCTCCACTGGCCACCAGCTCCAGAGCTTTAGGGAACTCTTTGTGCTCGGCCTCCCTGATTCTGGCCAACAGACTTTCCTCTGTGTCTCCAACCAACACCGGAACGGCTTCCTGGACCACGACGGCGCCTGCATCAACCTCTTCCTAGAAGaacagaagaacttttattgtGTGGATTTATTTGATGAGCTTTATATGTGTTAG is drawn from Xiphophorus hellerii strain 12219 chromosome 15, Xiphophorus_hellerii-4.1, whole genome shotgun sequence and contains these coding sequences:
- the LOC116734145 gene encoding trifunctional purine biosynthetic protein adenosine-3-like; protein product: MRILTGIFVKKWHGRLLNIHPSLLPSFKGVNAQQQALQARVLITGCTVHFVAEEVDAGAVVVQEAVPVLVGDTEESLLARIREAEHKEFPKALELVASGAVQLGPDGNIVWKQER
- the LOC116734144 gene encoding methyltransferase N6AMT1-like, which codes for MLFVTCSCTDVNPAAAQCTARTACCNRVALQPVITDLVQSLLPRLSGKVDVVLFNPPYVVSPSEEVGSRGVEAAWAGGERGRRVTDRFLPLVPQLLSSKGLFYLVTIAENKPEEIISLMSQFGLEGETRLSTRAGNERLSVLRFHRNQQR